The following coding sequences lie in one Pseudorasbora parva isolate DD20220531a chromosome 18, ASM2467924v1, whole genome shotgun sequence genomic window:
- the coro6 gene encoding coronin-6 isoform X3 — protein MSRSIVRQSKFRHVFGQAVKADQGYDDIRVSKVTWDSSFCAVNPKFLAVIVESSGGGAFLVMPLLKMGRVDKNYPLVVGHSGPVLDIDWCPHNDNILASCSEDTTAMVWQIPDHTPSRPISEPIVVLEGHSKRVGIIKWHPTARNILLTAGSDNLIIIWNVGTGESLITMDDHPDLIYNVSWNYNGSLFCTTCKDRRLRVCDPRKSEVVAERLAPHEGIRPMRAIFTKEGNIFTTGFTRMSQRELGLWDPTNFEEPIALLELDTSNGVLLPFYDPDTNIVYLSGKGDSSIRYFEITEEPPYVHYISTFSSKEPQRGMGFMPKRGVDVSKCEIARLYKLHERKCEPIMMTVPRKSDLFQDDLYPDTAGPDPALEPEEWMDGRDADPILVSMRDGYVPPKSRELKVAKKNVLDTRPATRRSMSAVDGSSLPPQLLEKLVEEIQNLKATVLSQEKRICDLENKLSKYTNGTV, from the exons ATGAGTCGCAGCATTGTGCGCCAGAGTAAGTTCCGGCATGTTTTTGGGCAGGCGGTGAAGGCAGATCAAGGTTATGATGATATTCGGGTTTCCAAAGTGACATGGGACAGCTCATTCTGTGCAGTTAACCCAAAGTTCCTGGCAGTTATAGtggagtccagtggcggcggaGCCTTTCTGGTCATGCCTCTCTTAAAG ATGGGTCGAGTAGACAAAAACTACCCTCTAGTGGTTGGACACTCAGGGCCTGTTCTGGACATTGACTGGTGTCCTCACAATGACAACATCTTGGCCAGCTGCTCTGAAGACACCACTGCCATG GTATGGCAGATCCCCGACCACACTCCCTCTCGCCCCATCAGTGAGCCCATTGTGGTGCTGGAGGGTCACTCTAAACGTGTGGGCATCATCAAATGGCACCCCACTGCCCGCAACATACTCCTCACTGCAG GCAGTGATAATCTGATCATCATCTGGAATGTGGGCACTGGAGAATCCTTGATCACAATGGATGACCATCCTGATCTCATCTACAACGTCAGCTGGAACTACAACGGCAGCCTGTTCTGCACCACCTGCAAGGACCGTCGCCTCCGAGTGTGCGATCCCCGGAAAAGCGAGGTGGTGGCG GAGAGACTGGCCCCACATGAGGGCATCCGGCCGATGAGAGCCATTTTTACCAAAGAGGGCAACATTTTCACCACAGGTTTCACCAGGATGAGCCAGAGGGAGCTTGGCCTGTGGGATCCG ACTAATTTTGAAGAGCCCATAGCATTACTGGAGTTGGACACAAGTAATGGagttttattgcctttttatgaTCCGGACACTAACATTGTGTATCTCAGTGGCAAG GGTGACAGCAGTATTCGGTATTTTGAGATCACAGAGGAGCCTCCCTATGTTCATTACATCAGCACATTCAGTAGCAAGGAGCCACAGAGAGGAATGGGCTTCATGCCCAAGAGAGGAGTAGATGTCAGCAAGTGTGAGATCGCCAG ATTATATAAACTCCATGAGAGAAAGTGTGAGCCGATCATGATGACAGTACCCAGAAAG TCGGACCTGTTCCAGGATGATCTGTACCCAGACACAGCAGGCCCAGATCCTGCTCTGGAACCTgaagaatggatggatggacgagACGCAGACCCCATACTAGTATCCATGAGGGATGGCTATGTTCCTCCAAAGAGCAGAGAGCTAAAGGTGGCCAAGAAGAACGTTTTAGACACCAGACCTGCGACACGTAGAAGCATGTCTGCTGTAGATGGAAGCAGTTTGCCA
- the coro6 gene encoding coronin-6 isoform X4 has protein sequence MSRSIVRQSKFRHVFGQAVKADQGYDDIRVSKVTWDSSFCAVNPKFLAVIVESSGGGAFLVMPLLKMGRVDKNYPLVVGHSGPVLDIDWCPHNDNILASCSEDTTAMVWQIPDHTPSRPISEPIVVLEGHSKRVGIIKWHPTARNILLTAGSDNLIIIWNVGTGESLITMDDHPDLIYNVSWNYNGSLFCTTCKDRRLRVCDPRKSEVVAERLAPHEGIRPMRAIFTKEGNIFTTGFTRMSQRELGLWDPTNFEEPIALLELDTSNGVLLPFYDPDTNIVYLSGKGDSSIRYFEITEEPPYVHYISTFSSKEPQRGMGFMPKRGVDVSKCEIARLYKLHERKCEPIMMTVPRKSDLFQDDLYPDTAGPDPALEPEEWMDGRDADPILVSMRDGYVPPKSRELKVAKKNVLDTRPATRRSMSAVDGSSLPVRHCFELGDGCSKNSTLRLFARHGRAHVLCY, from the exons ATGAGTCGCAGCATTGTGCGCCAGAGTAAGTTCCGGCATGTTTTTGGGCAGGCGGTGAAGGCAGATCAAGGTTATGATGATATTCGGGTTTCCAAAGTGACATGGGACAGCTCATTCTGTGCAGTTAACCCAAAGTTCCTGGCAGTTATAGtggagtccagtggcggcggaGCCTTTCTGGTCATGCCTCTCTTAAAG ATGGGTCGAGTAGACAAAAACTACCCTCTAGTGGTTGGACACTCAGGGCCTGTTCTGGACATTGACTGGTGTCCTCACAATGACAACATCTTGGCCAGCTGCTCTGAAGACACCACTGCCATG GTATGGCAGATCCCCGACCACACTCCCTCTCGCCCCATCAGTGAGCCCATTGTGGTGCTGGAGGGTCACTCTAAACGTGTGGGCATCATCAAATGGCACCCCACTGCCCGCAACATACTCCTCACTGCAG GCAGTGATAATCTGATCATCATCTGGAATGTGGGCACTGGAGAATCCTTGATCACAATGGATGACCATCCTGATCTCATCTACAACGTCAGCTGGAACTACAACGGCAGCCTGTTCTGCACCACCTGCAAGGACCGTCGCCTCCGAGTGTGCGATCCCCGGAAAAGCGAGGTGGTGGCG GAGAGACTGGCCCCACATGAGGGCATCCGGCCGATGAGAGCCATTTTTACCAAAGAGGGCAACATTTTCACCACAGGTTTCACCAGGATGAGCCAGAGGGAGCTTGGCCTGTGGGATCCG ACTAATTTTGAAGAGCCCATAGCATTACTGGAGTTGGACACAAGTAATGGagttttattgcctttttatgaTCCGGACACTAACATTGTGTATCTCAGTGGCAAG GGTGACAGCAGTATTCGGTATTTTGAGATCACAGAGGAGCCTCCCTATGTTCATTACATCAGCACATTCAGTAGCAAGGAGCCACAGAGAGGAATGGGCTTCATGCCCAAGAGAGGAGTAGATGTCAGCAAGTGTGAGATCGCCAG ATTATATAAACTCCATGAGAGAAAGTGTGAGCCGATCATGATGACAGTACCCAGAAAG TCGGACCTGTTCCAGGATGATCTGTACCCAGACACAGCAGGCCCAGATCCTGCTCTGGAACCTgaagaatggatggatggacgagACGCAGACCCCATACTAGTATCCATGAGGGATGGCTATGTTCCTCCAAAGAGCAGAGAGCTAAAGGTGGCCAAGAAGAACGTTTTAGACACCAGACCTGCGACACGTAGAAGCATGTCTGCTGTAGATGGAAGCAGTTTGCCA